Proteins found in one Methylobacterium sp. CB376 genomic segment:
- a CDS encoding IS3 family transposase encodes MARPLQPMISGARSPRFCCRPGCALGSRQTYGSPRVQAERRDQGDARRRKRIARPMRGAGLVGACHRRSGPITTRRDQEARPAPDLVERSFAADEPDRPWVADITSVPTSADFLYLAIVLDAFSRRSAGWWGSHRGPPRRPIIFALMRDPLDQSGSRIASPRGA; translated from the coding sequence ATGGCTCGACCGCTTCAACCGATGATCTCTGGCGCGAGATCGCCCCGCTTCTGCTGCCGCCCCGGTTGCGCCCTGGGCTCGCGCCAGACCTACGGCTCGCCGCGCGTCCAGGCGGAGCGGCGCGACCAGGGCGACGCCCGCCGTCGCAAGCGGATCGCCCGGCCGATGCGCGGGGCCGGTCTCGTCGGGGCGTGTCATCGCCGCAGCGGGCCGATCACGACGCGGCGCGATCAGGAGGCCCGGCCGGCTCCGGACTTGGTCGAGCGCAGCTTCGCGGCCGACGAACCCGACCGGCCGTGGGTCGCGGACATCACCTCCGTCCCGACCAGCGCAGATTTCCTGTACCTGGCCATTGTGCTCGACGCGTTCAGCCGCCGGAGCGCCGGCTGGTGGGGCTCCCATCGCGGCCCGCCGCGACGGCCGATCATCTTCGCACTGATGCGGGATCCGCTTGACCAAAGCGGATCCCGGATCGCGAGCCCGCGCGGCGCCTGA
- a CDS encoding IS110-like element ISMtsp7 family transposase produces MQMLAIDLAKQSFHVHGVDADGQVISRRVGRTKLPALVASLAPKVIAMEACATAHHWARAFLAAGHEVRLINPRFVKPFVRGSKNDAVDAEAIFDAASRPTMRFVPVKSTEQQDLQSLHRVRDRLVSQRTNLINHTRGLLAEYGLIYPKGAARFPARVRAELSEAGLSPMARATFAALLDELETLETRLERLDDQLRAICREDVVCRRLMTLPGVGPVVATALKASVGDARQFRSGRELAAWIGLVPRQYSTGGKPHLGGVGRRANHYLRRQLVHGARAVALRLATKTDPRSRWFQAVIDRRGFNKGIVAMANKTARIAWAMLRREEDYARA; encoded by the coding sequence ATGCAGATGCTCGCGATCGATCTGGCCAAGCAGTCGTTTCACGTTCACGGCGTCGATGCCGATGGTCAGGTGATCTCCCGGCGCGTCGGGCGCACCAAACTTCCGGCGCTGGTGGCCAGCCTCGCCCCGAAGGTGATCGCCATGGAGGCTTGCGCCACGGCCCATCATTGGGCGCGAGCTTTCCTCGCGGCCGGGCATGAGGTTCGGCTGATCAACCCGCGCTTCGTCAAGCCGTTCGTGCGCGGCTCGAAGAACGATGCCGTCGACGCCGAGGCGATCTTCGACGCCGCCTCACGTCCCACGATGCGGTTTGTGCCTGTGAAGTCGACCGAGCAGCAAGACCTGCAGTCGCTTCATCGCGTCCGCGATCGGCTGGTCTCGCAACGCACGAACCTGATCAATCATACCCGTGGGCTCCTGGCTGAGTACGGCCTCATCTACCCGAAGGGTGCGGCCCGCTTTCCAGCGCGTGTGCGGGCGGAACTTTCCGAGGCGGGACTGTCGCCGATGGCGCGAGCCACCTTCGCGGCCCTGCTCGACGAGTTGGAGACCCTGGAGACGCGGCTTGAGCGGCTCGACGATCAACTTCGGGCGATCTGCCGCGAAGACGTCGTCTGCCGCCGCCTGATGACGTTGCCTGGCGTGGGCCCGGTCGTCGCCACCGCCCTCAAGGCCAGCGTCGGCGATGCCCGCCAGTTCCGCTCAGGGCGCGAACTCGCGGCCTGGATCGGCTTGGTGCCGCGACAGTACTCCACCGGCGGCAAGCCGCACCTCGGGGGCGTCGGACGCCGGGCCAACCACTATCTGCGGCGCCAACTCGTGCACGGCGCCCGCGCGGTCGCCTTGCGCCTGGCCACGAAGACCGATCCGCGCTCACGCTGGTTCCAGGCGGTGATCGACCGGCGCGGGTTCAACAAGGGGATCGTGGCGATGGCCAACAAGACCGCGCGGATAGCCTGGGCGATGCTGAGGCGCGAGGAGGATTACGCCCGCGCCTGA
- the rfbA gene encoding glucose-1-phosphate thymidylyltransferase RfbA — MKGIVLAGGSGTRLHPATLAINKQLLPVYDKPMIYYPVSVLMLAGIREILIISSPEHLDNYKRLFGTGEQFGVTFSYALQPRPEGLAQAFLIGRDFVGADPVSLILGDNLFFGAGLRALLQRARARARGATVFAYHVDHPEAYGVVNLDGSGRPTKLVEKPKLPESTWAVTGLYFYDNQVLDIAAAVKPSPRGELEITDVNQAYLERGQLEVECMSRGYAWLDTGTHDSLLEAGEFVRVIQSRQGMQVACLEEIAYLQGWISREQVAARGELSAKTSYGQYLIWLARGSDLISPHAVGRLERLSA; from the coding sequence ATGAAGGGCATCGTGCTCGCCGGCGGCTCCGGCACCCGACTCCACCCGGCGACGCTCGCGATCAACAAGCAGCTGCTGCCGGTCTACGACAAGCCGATGATCTACTATCCGGTCTCGGTGCTGATGCTGGCCGGGATCCGCGAGATCCTGATCATCTCGAGCCCCGAGCACCTGGACAATTACAAGCGGCTGTTCGGGACGGGCGAGCAGTTCGGGGTGACCTTCTCGTACGCGCTGCAGCCGCGGCCGGAGGGGCTGGCGCAGGCCTTCCTGATCGGGCGGGACTTCGTCGGCGCGGACCCAGTCTCGCTGATCCTGGGCGACAACCTGTTCTTCGGGGCGGGCCTGCGGGCCCTGCTGCAGCGGGCGCGGGCGCGGGCGCGGGGAGCGACGGTGTTCGCCTACCACGTCGACCACCCGGAGGCCTACGGGGTGGTGAACCTCGACGGCTCGGGCCGCCCGACCAAGCTGGTCGAGAAGCCGAAACTGCCGGAATCGACCTGGGCGGTGACCGGCCTGTACTTCTACGACAACCAAGTGCTCGACATCGCGGCGGCCGTGAAACCCTCGCCGCGGGGCGAGCTGGAGATCACGGACGTGAACCAGGCCTACCTGGAGCGCGGGCAGCTCGAGGTGGAATGCATGTCGCGCGGCTACGCGTGGCTGGACACGGGAACGCATGACAGCCTGCTGGAGGCGGGGGAGTTCGTGCGGGTGATCCAGAGCCGGCAGGGGATGCAGGTGGCCTGCCTGGAGGAGATCGCCTACCTGCAGGGCTGGATCTCCCGCGAGCAGGTGGCGGCGCGCGGCGAGTTGTCCGCGAAAACCAGCTACGGTCAGTATCTCATCTGGCTCGCTCGCGGCAGCGACCTGATCAGCCCCCACGCGGTGGGCCGGTTGGAGCGTTTGAGCGCCTAA